The Amycolatopsis japonica nucleotide sequence CCCTTGGCGGTCAGGCGGTTCACCAGCGCATCGGTCAGCCGTCCGGCCCCTCCCTCCGGGACCGGGAACCCGACGTCCTGGCCGAGCATGGTCAGCAGCCAGCCGAAGACACCGCTCCCGGCCTGGTCCGGGCCGAGATCTGTGTGCATCGCGTTGCCCGCGAGCAGCAGCCGGGCGCCCGCACCGTCGAATTTCTCCTTGCCGAGCCCGCGAGCGGTCAGCGTCAGCATCCTCGCCAGCCGGAGCGCCTCCGCGGTGCCGAGCGTCTTGAACAGCCGCGCTCCCGACCGAACCGGCGGAAAGGGACGCACGATCGCGTCCAGCAGCGGCTCGCGCAGACGCCGCCAGCTCGCGTGTTCGGCCCGTAAGTTGTCCGCGTCCCGTTCGTCGAACTCCGCGACGGAACGCGCGGTGCGTTCGAGGTCGCGGGACTGCAGGACGTACCGGTCGTCGGGCAGCACATGCGCCAGCACCGCCGGGGCGTGCCGCCAGCGCAGGCCGTGCTCCTCGAGACCTAGCCCGGCGAGCACCGGTGAGGCCGCTCCGAGCGGGTAGAAGGCGCTGTAGACGTCGTTCCGGAAACCCGGCGCGGTGAGTTCTTCGGTCCGCACCGCGCCGCCGGGCTTCGGCGTCGCCTCGATGACCAGCGTCTCCCAGCCCGCGTCGGCCAGCAGGTTGGCCGCGACCAGGCCGTTCGGCCCCGACCCGACCACGACGGCGTCGACTTCCATGATCAGGGCATACCCCGGACGCGCGGGTTCAATCCCTGAAGGGCCAGCCAGGTTTCGTGTTGTTCCTCGGTCTTGGCCCACAGGGCGGCCAGCTCGTCGGCGCCGACGTCGTCCAGTGGGACCCGGAATTCCCGCAGTGTCCCGGCGAATTCGTCCAGAGAGGACAGGGTGTGGCGGTCTCCGTCGCCGCGTTTGACCGTGCGCGCGCGAAGGGCGAGCTCGCGGCCGTCGCGATGATGTTGCGCCACGAGCACCTTGGCGAACACGGAATCCGGTGATTTGGTCCGCGCGCGCTCGGCGAATTCGGCGATCTCGCGGGGTGCGGTGCGGAAGTCCCAGGAGTCGATCGCGCCGCCGGAATGGTGGTGCGCCCGCCAGGTCCCGCTGTCGAGACGTTCCATCCGGAACGTCAGTTCTCCTTGCCGGTGCGTGCCTTCCCGCAGGGGGAGCGGCTCGAGGAACGCGTCCCCGATCCCGGTGTCGGCGAGCCAGGACTCGCCGTCGACGTCGACCAGCAGGGCGATGTGGTTGCCCCATTGGCCTTCGCCGCGCGTCGAGCGCAGGACGGCGGCCTCCACGATGGTCACCGCGAATCCCACCGCCTTCAGCAAGAGACCGAGCGCTCCGTTCATCTCGTAGCAGAGGCCGCCACGGCCGCGGCGCGCGAACTTGTCGGTCAACGCCTCCGGGGTGAGCAGGATCGGCCTGCCGAGCTGCACGTCGAGATTCTCGTAGGGGACTCGCAGCCGCCACGCGCGGTGCAGGTTCCGCAAGGTGGTCAGATCGGGCCGGACGGGCTCGCGGTACTCCAGCCGGTCGAGGAACGCGTCGATGGTCATGGTTCTTCTCCTCCCAGTGACTCCAAAGTTAGAGTAACTCTACTTTTGGAGTTCATCCAGTATGCTGGCGTCATGACCGAACCGGCGGGCTTGCGCGAACGGAAGAAGCGGCGCACCCGGAAGACGTTGATCGAAACCGCGTATCGCCTCTTCGAGCGGCAGGGCTACGACGGGACGACCACCGCCGAGATCGCCGCGGCCGCCGAGGTGTCCCCCGCGACGTTCTTCAATCACTTCGCCACGAAGGAGGACCTGGTCCTCACCGAAGACGGGTCACGCATCCTGGACGCGGGGCTTGACGTGCTCATGGCGCGTGGGGCGGGCGAGACGCCGGCCGGGCTTCTGCGGCGGGCGATGCTGCGGATGCTGGCCGAGGCCGGAGCCGGGCTCCGTGATCCGGCGGGCGAACCGGAGCGGATCCGCCTGGAGCTGATCACGTCGGTGCCGTCGTTGCGCGCGACGATGCTGCAGCGGGCGTTCGACGCTCAGCAGCGGCTTTCGGCCGCGCTGTGCCGATCCTGCGAAGGCGAACTCGACGAGATCGACGCCGCGGCGATGGTCGGCGCGGTCACCGGCGCGATCTTCGCCGCCGGGCTGGCGGCACTCCGGCTCGGGACCCCGCTCGATGAGGCGATGCGGCGGGCGATCGAGCCGTCGTGATCACGAACGGAGCCAGGCGATCCCGCGATAGGTGGAGCTGTCCGCGGCGAAGCCGTAGCCGATGATGACGGTCCCGCTCGTGTTGATGTGCTGGGCCACGATCGCCGTGAGCCCGGCAGGCGACGGGAGCGGGAGCGGTGTCGCGTCCGCGTCCCAGCGGACCGGCCGCACCGTGCCCTGGCCGGCGGATTCGCCGACGACCGTCCCGGCGTCGTCGATGTCGAAACACGTGGTGGCGTCGTCCGACGGCAAGGGCCGGAGCACGGTGGGGCGTCCGTCGGGATCCCAGCGGGCGCAGGTGCCGCGCCGGTCCGGGGTCACGCCCCAGCCGATCGCGACACCGCGCCCGGTGATCCGGACGAGCTGGCCCGCGGAGAACTCCGGGTCACCGGTCAGCAGGACGGTGCCGCCGTCGCGGTTCCACACGACCCCGTCGCCGAGGATGGCGCCGGAGTCGGTGATCCCGCAGGCCGTCGCGCGGCGTGGCGGGGGCAGTTTGCTGATCTTCCCCTCGGCCGTCCAGCGCACCGCGGTCCGGCTGCCCGTGCCGTTCTTGGCCGAGCCGACGACCTCGTCCCATCCGTTCAGGTCGTGGCCTTGTGTCTCGCCGTCGCCGGGAAGGGCGGCGAGTTCGACGGCCTCACCGCCGGGTCCCCAGCGCAGCGCCCGCCACCGGTAGCCTGGCCACATCACGTTGCCCAGCACCGATCCGCGTGCGTTCACCCGGCACGCCGTGCCGGAGACCGCGCCGTCGGGGAGTTCGAGCGCGCACACCCGGCCGTCGGGCCGCCAGCACACCGGCCGGAGGTGCTCGCCGACGTAGAGCGAGCCCACCACGAGTCCCGCGGCGTTGACGCTGATCGCGCGGCCGCCGGAACAGCCGTCGAGGATCGGAAAAGGCGTGGGGGCACCGTCGCCGTCCCACCACACCGGCCACGAACCCGACTCGCCCACGATCGTCCCCGCGTCGTTCACGCAGTACGCGCCGGTGCCCTCGCCTTCGGAGAGCGGCCGCAGATCGACCGCCGTGAAGCCGGGTCCCTCGGGCATCGGATCGGGCACGAGTGGGCAGCCTAGTGCGATAGCGCACGCGATGGGGAAACTTGCACTGACCGGGTGACAAGGGCGCTCCACAATGGACCTGGCTACGGAGTCAGCACGATCCTGCCGAACACCTCGCCGTCGTCCATCTTCCGGTGCGCCAGAACGGCTTTCTCCAGTGGCAGCAGCTCGTGCACCACGGAACGCAGTTCACCGCGCGCCGCCGCGGCGAACTGGTCCGCGCTCGCCGCGAGCCGATCCGGCTCGGGGATCGAGTCCGCGCTGAAGGCGGCGAACGACAAGGACTTCCGGAACGACGCCATCAGTTTCGCGCCGAAGTCCGACGGCGGCATTCCCGCGACCACGCCGACGGCGACCAGGCGGCCGTTCGGATTCAGCCTGTCGAAGAAGGACGGCATGTCCACACCGGACACGACGTCGATGATCACGTCGTAACCCGCTGGGCCGTCGCCCGCGCCTGAGCGGTCGAGGACGTGGGTCGCGCCGAGTTCGCGCAGGCGGTCGCCGCGTTCGGACGAGGACGTCGTCACCGCCACGGCGCTCGCGCCACCGCTCGCGGCGAGCTGCACGGCCATGATCCCGATGCTGCCTGCCGCCCCGCGCACCAGCACCGATTCGCCCGCCGCGAAATGGGCGTGGGCGAGGGCGAACCAGGCCACCATGCCAGAAGTGCCGAGCGCCACCGCGTCGGCGGCGGGCAGGTTGTCGGGCAGGGGCACGACCTTCTCGGCCGGGATGGCGACTTGTTCCACGTAGCCGCCTGCCTCGCCGGTGAACGCCCAGACGCGCCGCCCGGCCCAGGCCGGATCGACACCGTCGCCGACCGCGGTGACGGTGCCCGCGACCTCGTTGCCGGGGATGTGCCCTTCCCGGAAACCGAAACCGGCGAGGGCGCCGCTCCGGATCACGGTGTCGACGCCGCCGACGCCGATCGCTTCCACGCCGATCAGCACTTCCCCCTCGGCGGGGACGGGGGAGGGGAGGTCGATCACGGCGAGGCCCTCGGGGGCGCCGAACATCCGGATCTCGACTGCGCGCATTTTCGTCTCCTGGTCGTCGATCACTGCCGCGGCGGACGTTAACGGACGCCCCCGTCCGTTTCGGCTAAAGTGAGAGTGGTGACCGATCGTTTGCCTCGGATCCCGCGCTCCGACGCCCTGGACAACCGCGAACGCATTCTCGAAGCGGCTCGCGCGCTGTTCGCCACCGAAGGCCTGAACGTGCCGCTGAGGGAGGTCGCGCGCCGCGCCGAAGTCGGCCCCGCCACGCTGTACCGCCATTTCCCGACCAAGGAGATCCTGGCGACGGAGGCCTTCGCCGACCAGATGCGCGCCTGTCAGATCGTCGTGGACGACGGGCTGGCCGACCCGGATCCGTGGCGTGGCTTCTGTTCCGTGATCGAGAAGATCTGCGAGCTGCACTCGCGCGACCGGGGTTTCACGGCCGCCTTCGTCTCGGCCTTCCCCAAGGCGATGGATTTCACCGCGGCCCGCGACCACGCGCTCAAGGCGATCGCCGAGCTGGCAAGCCGGGCCAAGGACGCCGGAAGACTGCGGCCCGACTTTGTCCTCGACGACCTGATCCTCATGCTCATGGCCAACAACGGGATCCAGGCCGCTTCGGCGGCCGCGCAGGTCGCGGCGTCCCGGCGGTTCGCCGCGCTCGTGATCCAGGCCTTCCGGGCCGTGCCGGAGCCGTCGCCGCTGCCGCCGGTGGCACGGCTCGCCCTGGTGTTGCCGGGCCTGACGCGCTGAGTCATCTCCGGCGGGCTTCGAGACCTTCCAGGATGAGGTCGAGCCCGTAGTCGAATTCGCTCGTGTGGTCGTAGTCCGGACGCTGGGCGTGGCCGGTGATCACCTCGGCCAGATAAGGGAATTCGCCCGGCGGCAGATGTTCCAGGATGTCGTCCGCGACTTCCGCGATCTCCCCGCTCGCCGGGAGATTCGCCTCCTGCAGCACGAAACCGCCGATGTAGCTGTCGATGAGCGAGACCGCGTGCACCGCCATGGGAAGCGTGAATCCCGCCCGCCGAAGCACGCCCAAGACGGCGTCGTGGTGGCGCAGGGTCGCCGGCCCCGGATTCCGGCGGGAGTCCACGAGACCGAGTGCCCAGCTGTGCCGCGACAGCACCGCGCGTGCGGACGAAGCCCGTACGCGGATCGCCTCCCGCCAATCGCCGGTTTCGGCGCCGGGCAGTTCGATCGCGGCGAACACGACGTCGACGACGCCGTCGAGGATCGCGTCCTTGTTCGGCACGTGGTGGTACAGCGACATGGCCTCGACGCCGAGATGCCGCGCGACGCGGCGCATCGTCATCGCCTCCACGCCGCCGCGGTCGGCGACTTCGATCGCGGCTTCCAGTACGCGTTCCCTGGTCAGTGATCGGCGAGGCGGCACGTTGACAACCTTACAGGCGTAAGCCAGCCTTACAGGTGTAAGGCCATTGAGAGGAGAGCACGATGCCGATGCCGAGATGGTGGGGACACGTCAACAAACGGGTCTTCAACCCCCGCGCGATCGCCGGCGGGAAGTACCCGGTGCTGATCCACGTCGGCCGCACCTCGGGAAAGACCCACCACACGCCGCTCGACGCGCATCCCGTCGACGGCGGCTACCTGTTCGTCCCGGTGTACGGCCCGGACGCGGACTGGGTGCGCAACATCTTGGCGGCACGGGAGGCGCGGCTTCGGATCGATGGACGGGAAGTGGCCCTCACCAGACCCCGGCTCGTCGGACCGGACGAGTTCCCCGACGGCGTGACGCGTCCGCCGAAACTCCTCCGCGTCACCACGTTCCTCCGGATGGACCTGAAACCCTGAGGAGATCCCTGTGCTCCATTAGTACCAGGGAGGGAGGCGACATCGTCCTCCAAGCCGATGCCCGGTATGCCCGCGGCTTCGTAGTTTTGCCGGTATGAAACGCACTTCAGTGGTCATCGCCGTACTCTGCGCGGCAACGCTCGTTTCCCCGGCCGTCGCGTCCGCGGCGCCACCCCTGCACCGGACACTGCAGCGCGACGCCGACACGCTCGTGGCGAACGGTTCTCCCGGCGTGCTCATGGAGGTGAGCACGGACAGGGGAAGCTTCAAGGTGCGCAGCGGTCACGGCGATCTGCGGACCAGGACCCCGATGCCGTGGAACGGCCACTTCCGGATCGCCAGTTTCAGCAAGACCTTCCTGTCCGCGACGATGCTCCAGCTCGTCGGTGAGGGACGGCTTTCCCTGGAGGACACCGTGGACCGGTGGCTGCCGGGGGTGGTGAGCGGGAACGGCAACGACGGCAAGGCCATCACCATCCGGCAGTTGCTGCAACACACCAGCGGTCTGCACGACTACATGGCGGAACTCGACCTCTTCACCGAGAAAGGCTTCCTACGTCACCGTTTCGACGAGCTCAGCGCGACGGAGGCGGTGAAACTGGCGGTCGGCAAGCCGCCGGAGTTCGCGCCGGGGAGGAGCTGGGGCTACTCCAACACCAACTACGTGCTCGCCGGGCTGGTGACCGAGAAAGTGACCGGCCAGGACTGGCGGCGGGCGATCATCGACCGGATCGTCCGCCCGCTGGACCTGCGCGAGACCACCCTGCCCCATACGTCGCCGTTCATCCCCGCGCCGCACGCGCGCGGCTACGACCGGTTCGTCGTCGAGGGTTCGAACCCGCCGCTGCTCGGACGGCGGGTGGACGTGACGCTGATGAACCCGTCGATGGGCGGGGGAGCGGACGGTTCGATCAACAGCACCACCGAGGACGGCAACAAGTTCCTGCGGGCGCTGCTGGGCGGCAAGGTGCTCAAACCCGCCCTGCTGGCCGAAATGAAGAAGACCGTGCCCGCGCCGGGGCTCGGCGAGTACGGTCTCGGCCTCCAGAAGACGACCAGCTCCTGCGGCGCTTACTGGGGCCATGGCGGCTCGCTGCCCGGCTATCTGACGGGGAACGGCGTGACCGAAGACGGTAAGCGCAGCGTGATGGTCTCGCTGAACACCCTCACGCCGTACATCCCCGGTGCCCCGTTGCCGGAGGTGCATCCGGTCGAGCCGGTGATCGACCACGCCCTCTGCGGCCGCGCCTGATCCGCCTCGTGAGTGGCGTGGTCGGCGCGGGTGAGTGACCGGGGTGAAGGCTCCCTTCGCCGCATTAGACGCGGCGAAGGGAGCCTTCACCCGGCCACGGCCGACGTTGCGAAAGCCACTTTCGCAACCCCTGTCAGGCCACTCACGAGCCCCAAGATCTCGCGGCCTCCACCAGTGCCTCGACGCATTCCGCGACGGCAGGCCGCGTTTCCCCCTGCGGCTGCACGGCGTACAGCTGCCGGTGCAGGGCCGGTTCGAGCGGGGCGCACACGACGGTCGGCGGCGCGATCGTGGTGGCCATGCTCGGCACCAGCGTGACCGCGCCCAGCCCGGCGACGACGGCGAACTGCGTGCCGAAACCGCTGACCGTATGCCGCACGATCGGCTCGATCCCGCGTTCGCGCAGGGTCTGGCGGATCCAGGCGTTCGCCAGGGTCGGGCGCGCCCACGCGACCCAGATCTCCTCCGCGAGCTCCTCGGCGCGCACCGAATCCGCCCCGGCCAGCGGATGTCCGGCCGGGAGCACGATCATCGCCGAGTCGTCGCGCAGTTCGGTCCAGCGGGTGGCGGGTGGCCGGGTGAGCGGCAGGTTCTCCCAGCTTTCGACGACCACGACGTCGAAGACGCCGTCGGCCAGCGCGGGTAGGGCCACCTCGGGTTCGACCTCGTGCAGCCGCGCCTCGATGCCGGGGTGGCGGACGGCGAGCCCGGTGAGCGCGGGCGTGATGAACGTGTGCACGCCCGAGGGAATCGCGCCGATCTCGACGACGCCGGTCGTCTCGCCGGTCAGGGAGTCCAGATCGGCGCGGGCGGCGCGGAGTTCGGCGAGCACCCGGTCCGAGCGCTGCGCCAGCAGCAGTCCCGCCGGGGTGAGCCGCACGCCGCGCCCGTGCCGCACGAGCAGCCCGGTGCCCGCCTCCCGTTCCAGTTTGGTCAGCTGCTGGGAGATCGCCGACGGCGTCACGTGCAGCAGCTCGGCCGCCGCGGCGAGCGATCCCCGCCGCCACACCGCGTGCAGCATCCGCAGCCGTTCCACATTGGACAGATCGCCACTCATTAGCCGAGCTTAACCCTCGGGGTAAGAGGATCTCGCTGGTCCTCGCGGTCGTCGTGCGATCGAATCGAAGACATGCGGCACCACCGAATCCTCATCGATCCGCGGGTACAAGGAGTGCTCGGAGCCCTCGCGATCGCCCTGTCCGCCCCGCTCGTCGCGTTGTCCGGCGTCAGCTCGACGACGGCGACGTTCTTCCGCTGCCTGTTCGCGTTGCCGATCCTGGTGATCCTGGCGCGGTCCCGCGAGCGAGGACAGCGACCGACCCCGGCCGCGCGACGCCGGCACGTGCTGGCCGGTGTCCTGCTCGGGATCGACATGGTGCTCTGGAGCGAGGCCATCCTCTCCGTCGGCGCGGGCGTCGCCACGGCGCTGGTGAACGTCCAGGTGGTCCTCGTCCCGCTGGCCGGGTTGCTGTGGTTCGGCGAACGGCCGCCGCGGGCGTTCTGGCTGTCCATCCCGGTGATGCTGGCGGGGACGGCGCTGGCCGGGGGACTGGCGGACGGCGGTGCCGCGGGCAGCGATCCCTGGTACGGAACCGTCATGGCGGTACTGGCGGGCGTGGCCTACGCCGGGTACCTGATCCTGTTGCGCCGCGCCGGAACCGACGGCGGCGGCCGTACGACGATGCTCGCCACGGCGACCGCGGCGTCGGCGAGCGTGGGCGGTCTTTCGGGGCTGTTCGCCGGGAATCTCGACGTCACGCCGCCGGTGTCGGCATTGGTCTGGCTGTTCGTGCTGGCCGTGACCGGGCAGGTGCTCGGCTGGCTCCTGATCGGACGCGCGCTGTCGGCCCTGCCCGCGAGCGGCGGGTCCGCCGTGCTGATGCTGCAACCCGCCGCCGCGATCCTGTTCGGGGCCGCGCTGCTCGGCCAGTGGCCGACACCGCTGCAGCTGGCGGGCTGTGCGCTGGTCGTCGCGGCGGTGGGGGCCGTGTCGTTCCTCGGCGGCCGGTCGTCAGGGAACGACCAGCACCGGCCAGTGCCCGGTCCGGATGAGCTTGGTCGCGACCGACCCCGCGAACCGGTGTCCGGCCTGCTGTGAGGCGCCGACCACGACGGTGTCGACCAGGCTCCGGTCGGCGGTGTCGCGCAGCGCGGTGTACGGATCGCCGAAGATCCTCAGGAAGCTGACCGGCACTTCCAGCTCGTCGGCCGCCGTGCGGATCTGCTCGCGGATCTCTTCGTAGAGCCGCGTCGCCGTGTCGAGTTCCACCGTCGCCGCGACCGCGGGGCCGAGCGTCGGACGGCAGACGAAGGCGACGATCAGCCTGCCGCCCTCGCGCCGGGCCATGCCGAAGGCGAAGGCGGCCGCCCGCATCGCCGTGTCCGAGCCGTCGACCCCGGCCAGGATGGCCCGCCCCGTGTGATGCCGGGGCGGGCCGAAACGCTCCACAGTGGACTCGAAGGCCCCGTTCATCGCGCGACCGGGACTTCCGGCTCCGTCTCCACATCGAGCGTGGTGCGCAGGGTGAGCGGCTTGAGCAGCAGTGCCGCGATCACGCCCACGACGCCCACCGCCGCGGAGATCAGGAAGATGTGCGCGGTCGCGTCGCCGTACACGGTGTGCACGATCGCCTGGACCTCCGGCGGCAGTGCCTTGAGGTTCAGCGCGCTGACGCTGCCCGTCGACGCACTCCCTGCCGGCACGTGCAGCGCGGTGGACAGGTCGGCGGTGACCCGGTTCGCGAGTACCGCGCCCAGCACCGAGACGCCGATGGTGCCGCCGAGCGACCGGAAGAACGTGACCGACGCGCTGGCCGCGCCCAGATCCCGCAGCGGCACGGTGTTCTGCACGGCGAGGACGAGGTTCTGCATCGTCATGCCGACGCCGATGCCGACCACCGCCATCGCGATGCCCACCAGCCACAGCGGCGAGGCGTGGTCGACGGTGCCCAGCCCGAGGAAACCGATCACCAGGGTGATGGTGCCCGCCACGATGTACGGCTTCATCCGTCCGGTGCGGCTGATCAGGCGACCGGACACGGTCGAGGAGACGAGCACGCCGCCCATCAGCGGGATGGTCAGCAGACCGGCTTCGGTGGGGGAGTAGCCGCGGCCGATCTGGAAGTACTGGCCGAGGAACACCGCGCCGCCGAACATCGCCATCCCGACCGCGAGGCTCGCGACGATCGCCAGGGCCGGGGTGCGCTGGGTGATGATGTGCAGCGGGACGACGGGTTCGCGGACCTTCCGTTCCACCAGCACGGCGAGGACGAGGAGCACGACGCCGCCCGCCACCATGAGGGCCGTCTGCCAGGACAGCCAGTCGAAGCCGTTGCCCACGAACGAGACCCAGATCAGCAGCACACTCACGCCCGCGGCGATGAGCCCGGCGCCGAGGTAGTCGACCTGGACGTTCTCCCGGCGCACGGTCTCCAGTTTCAGGGTCCGCTGCAGCACGATGAACGCCGCCACCGCGATCGGCACGCCGACGAAGAAGCACCAGCGCCAGCCGAGCCACGGCACGTCCACGATCAGGCCGCCGAGCAGCGGCCCGCCGACCGTGGCGACCGCCATGACCGCGCCGAGGTAACCGTTGTAGCGGCCGCGTTCACGCGGCGGGATGATCGCCGCGATCACGACCTGGACCAACGCCTGCAGGCCGCCGACGCCGATGCCCTGGAACGCGCGGGCGGCGATCAGCTGTCCGGTGTTCTGGCTGAATCCGCTGATCGTCGAGCCGATCACGAAGATCACGATCGCGATCTGCACCAGCGTCTTCTTGTTGAACAGGTCGGCGAGTTTGCCCCAGATGGGTGTGGTGGCCGTCGCCGCCAGCAGGGTGGCCGTGACCACCCACGTGTACTGCGTCTGCGTGCCGTTCAGCGAGCCGATGATCAGCGGCAGGGCGGTCGACACGACCGTCGAGCTGATCATCGCCACGAGCAGCGCGAGCAGCAGGCCGGACAGCGATTCGAGCACCTGCCGGTGTCCCATCGCTCCTGACGGTGCCTCGGTCTTCATGGCGTCCTTTCGAGCGGCGGTTGTTGCTCATTGTGCAAACTTGCACAGTGGGAACTTTATTCCCGTCGCTACGCTGTCCTGGTGGACACCCTCGACACGCTCCGCACCCGCAAGAAGGCGGCGACGCGGCAATCACTGCACGAGGCCGCGCTCCGGCTGGCGATGGAGCACGGTCTCGACGGCGTGACCGTCGAGGACATCGCCGACGCGGTGGGCGTGTCCCGGCGGACCTTCTCGAACTACTTCGCGAACAAAGAGGACGCGATCCTGCACGCCGACCGCGAACGCACCGGGCTGCTGGTGTCGCTGGTCGAAGGCAGGCCGCCCGGCGAAAAGCCCTGGCAGGCGCTGCGTGCGGCCTGCCGGGAGCTGTACCGCGCGCATCCCGTCCCCGACCGCGAGTGGGTGGCGCAGCTACGGCTGCTGCGGCGGCATCCGTCGCTGCTCGCGCGGCAGGCGGGCGATCAGTTCGCCCTCGAGCGCGACCTGATCGCGGTTTTGCTGGCCAGGGGTCACGGCCTCGACCAGGAGCTGGCCAGGCTCACCGCGGCGACCTTCCTCGCCACGCTGCGGACGGGGAACGTGCTGTGGTTGGAAGGCCCAGAGGAACAGCCGCTCCCCGAGGTCGTCGACCGGTTGCTGGGCCGCGTTCAGCTGCGGTGACCGAGGGCGTACGCCGTCGTCACCACCGTGGTCGCCGCGCGGACGAAGGCGGCGACGGCCGGTGAGCGGGAGTCCTGCGGCCACATCACCGCGAGCGTCGTGGGCTCCAGATCGTCGACGGGCAGGTACGTGATGCCCGCCCGCCGGTAGCGATCCGCCACCGAGACCGGCAGGAAGCAGACGATGGCGCCGAGTTCGACCAGTTTGAAGATCTGTGTCAGATCCGAGACGGGACCGTGGGGTGCCGCGGTGGTGGGTGGCTCGGCTGAGGGCCCCTGGCCGGCCGGTGCGCCGTCGGGGAGAAGGCGGCCTTCGAGATCCGCCAGGGTCAGCCGAGACCGTGCCGCCAGCGGATCGTTCGCCGCCAGCGCCACGAGCCGGGGTTCGGTCAGCAGCGGCTCGAAGTCCAGGCGGCGCGCGTCGAACGGGGACGGCACGAGTGCCACGTCCGCTCGCCCGTCGCGCAGTTGCGACGGTTGTTCGCCCCGGCCGCCGAGGACCAACTCGATCGGCAGGGCGCCTTCTTCGGCTTCGTAGGCCTCGATGATCTTCGGCAGCAATCCGGCGTCGTGATCGGCCTTCAACGCCAGGCGCAGCCGGGGATCGGGGCGGCCCGCCTGCCGTGCCCGCCGTTCCGCCGCGGCGACCGCTTCGAGCGCGGTCCTCGCGTCCCGCAGGAAGACCTCGCCCGCGCTCGTCAGCGTGACCTGACGGGTGGTGCGTTCGAGCAGCCGGACGTCCAGCCGTCGTTCGAGGTCCCGGATCGCCCTGGACAGCGGTGGCTGCGCCATCGAAAGCCGCTCGGCCGCCCGGCCGAAATGCAGCTCCTCCGCGACCGCGACGAAGTACTTGAGCTGCCGCGTCTCCAGGTCACTCATATCCCCAGGGTATCAATGGCGACCCAGGCGGTCCTTCAGCTCGACGGCCGTCGTGGCTTGACTGGGTGACGTCGAAAATCCTCTATCACCTCGGAGTCTTCATGATCGTCGTCACCGCGCCGACCGGACAGATCGGCAGCCGGGTGCTCGGCACCCTTCTCGAACGTGGCGAACCGATCCGCGTGATCGCCCGCGATCCCGCCCGTCTGCCCGACCACGTCCGCGAGCACGTCGAGATCGTCAAGGGTTCGCACAGCGACGCCGCTGTCGTCGACGAAGCCTTCGCCGGCGCCGACACCGTTTTCTGGCTGGTCGCCGCGGACCGCCGTGCCGAAAGCCTCGAAGCCGCCTATCTGGACTTCACCCGGCCGGCTTGCGCGGCCATCGAAAAGCACGGCGTGTCACGCGTGGTCGGCATCTCGGCGCTCGGCCGCGGCTTCGCGGAGAACACCGGATACCTGTCGGCCTCGCACGCCATGGACGACCTGATC carries:
- a CDS encoding DMT family transporter yields the protein MRHHRILIDPRVQGVLGALAIALSAPLVALSGVSSTTATFFRCLFALPILVILARSRERGQRPTPAARRRHVLAGVLLGIDMVLWSEAILSVGAGVATALVNVQVVLVPLAGLLWFGERPPRAFWLSIPVMLAGTALAGGLADGGAAGSDPWYGTVMAVLAGVAYAGYLILLRRAGTDGGGRTTMLATATAASASVGGLSGLFAGNLDVTPPVSALVWLFVLAVTGQVLGWLLIGRALSALPASGGSAVLMLQPAAAILFGAALLGQWPTPLQLAGCALVVAAVGAVSFLGGRSSGNDQHRPVPGPDELGRDRPREPVSGLL
- a CDS encoding universal stress protein; the encoded protein is MNGAFESTVERFGPPRHHTGRAILAGVDGSDTAMRAAAFAFGMARREGGRLIVAFVCRPTLGPAVAATVELDTATRLYEEIREQIRTAADELEVPVSFLRIFGDPYTALRDTADRSLVDTVVVGASQQAGHRFAGSVATKLIRTGHWPVLVVP
- a CDS encoding TetR/AcrR family transcriptional regulator, with protein sequence MDTLDTLRTRKKAATRQSLHEAALRLAMEHGLDGVTVEDIADAVGVSRRTFSNYFANKEDAILHADRERTGLLVSLVEGRPPGEKPWQALRAACRELYRAHPVPDREWVAQLRLLRRHPSLLARQAGDQFALERDLIAVLLARGHGLDQELARLTAATFLATLRTGNVLWLEGPEEQPLPEVVDRLLGRVQLR
- a CDS encoding MDR family MFS transporter, which produces MKTEAPSGAMGHRQVLESLSGLLLALLVAMISSTVVSTALPLIIGSLNGTQTQYTWVVTATLLAATATTPIWGKLADLFNKKTLVQIAIVIFVIGSTISGFSQNTGQLIAARAFQGIGVGGLQALVQVVIAAIIPPRERGRYNGYLGAVMAVATVGGPLLGGLIVDVPWLGWRWCFFVGVPIAVAAFIVLQRTLKLETVRRENVQVDYLGAGLIAAGVSVLLIWVSFVGNGFDWLSWQTALMVAGGVVLLVLAVLVERKVREPVVPLHIITQRTPALAIVASLAVGMAMFGGAVFLGQYFQIGRGYSPTEAGLLTIPLMGGVLVSSTVSGRLISRTGRMKPYIVAGTITLVIGFLGLGTVDHASPLWLVGIAMAVVGIGVGMTMQNLVLAVQNTVPLRDLGAASASVTFFRSLGGTIGVSVLGAVLANRVTADLSTALHVPAGSASTGSVSALNLKALPPEVQAIVHTVYGDATAHIFLISAAVGVVGVIAALLLKPLTLRTTLDVETEPEVPVAR
- a CDS encoding LysR family transcriptional regulator is translated as MSDLETRQLKYFVAVAEELHFGRAAERLSMAQPPLSRAIRDLERRLDVRLLERTTRQVTLTSAGEVFLRDARTALEAVAAAERRARQAGRPDPRLRLALKADHDAGLLPKIIEAYEAEEGALPIELVLGGRGEQPSQLRDGRADVALVPSPFDARRLDFEPLLTEPRLVALAANDPLAARSRLTLADLEGRLLPDGAPAGQGPSAEPPTTAAPHGPVSDLTQIFKLVELGAIVCFLPVSVADRYRRAGITYLPVDDLEPTTLAVMWPQDSRSPAVAAFVRAATTVVTTAYALGHRS